Proteins found in one Cobetia sp. L2A1 genomic segment:
- a CDS encoding dicarboxylate/amino acid:cation symporter, producing MSVTRQILLALVLGIVSGLALNTGANALPEGSVAWLDTNVLTPVGQIFLRLLQFVVVPMVFGALIMSLTNREGGVDVGRRAGRLLGSYVVTSAVALTLGMLVAYWLSPGSGAESLVNQAPEGRNADSLSQWLVGLVPNNPFTALGGGGLLQVIFAAALIGLAMRALPEESAPLHRVIESGYTISLKVLSFVLTLAPVGVFALITSVIATQGLDLLERLGMYVIGLIIALALMALLYLILLTITGARPIAFIKHFGQSLGFAFGTASSGATLPLALGNARSYGMDESLASFALPFGTALKRDGAAVLQGFNALFVAQLFGIDITTSLVITVFTTGLLVSFSTAGVPGAGLIAMTTVLGAAGLPLEGVAVVAGIDRFTDGLRTALNVMGNCANAALLDRFDSRARRSPASQREEANSHQP from the coding sequence ATGTCCGTCACTCGCCAGATTCTGCTTGCCCTGGTACTGGGTATCGTCAGTGGCCTTGCCCTGAATACCGGTGCCAACGCCCTGCCTGAAGGCAGCGTGGCGTGGCTGGACACCAATGTGCTGACACCGGTCGGGCAGATATTCCTGCGTCTACTGCAATTTGTGGTGGTGCCGATGGTCTTCGGCGCATTGATCATGAGCCTGACCAACCGCGAGGGTGGCGTTGATGTTGGCCGCCGAGCGGGCCGTCTGCTAGGCAGCTACGTGGTGACAAGCGCCGTGGCACTGACATTGGGCATGCTGGTGGCTTACTGGCTTAGCCCGGGTAGCGGCGCCGAGAGTCTGGTAAATCAAGCCCCTGAAGGACGCAATGCCGATAGCCTCAGCCAGTGGCTGGTAGGTCTGGTGCCCAATAATCCGTTCACTGCGCTTGGCGGTGGTGGGCTATTGCAGGTCATCTTTGCCGCGGCCCTGATCGGGCTAGCCATGCGCGCCTTGCCTGAAGAAAGCGCCCCGCTGCACCGCGTGATCGAAAGCGGCTATACCATAAGCCTCAAGGTGCTGTCCTTCGTGCTCACGCTGGCGCCGGTAGGGGTATTTGCATTGATTACCTCTGTGATCGCCACGCAGGGGCTCGATTTGCTGGAGCGTCTGGGCATGTACGTGATCGGATTGATAATCGCATTGGCACTGATGGCGCTGCTCTATCTGATACTGCTGACCATCACGGGTGCGCGACCCATTGCCTTCATCAAACACTTTGGCCAGAGCCTGGGCTTTGCCTTCGGTACCGCAAGCTCCGGCGCGACTCTACCGCTAGCTCTGGGCAATGCCCGCAGCTATGGCATGGATGAATCCCTGGCAAGCTTTGCACTCCCCTTCGGCACTGCGCTCAAGCGTGATGGCGCTGCGGTATTACAGGGCTTCAATGCACTGTTTGTGGCTCAGCTTTTCGGTATCGACATCACCACTTCGCTGGTCATTACTGTCTTCACTACCGGCTTGCTGGTCAGCTTCTCTACCGCTGGCGTGCCAGGCGCAGGCCTGATCGCGATGACGACCGTTCTTGGTGCTGCAGGGCTTCCGTTGGAGGGTGTCGCTGTCGTTGCCGGTATTGATCGCTTTACCGATGGCCTGCGTACGGCACTCAATGTGATGGGTAACTGCGCCAACGCCGCACTGCTGGACCGCTTCGATTCTCGCGCACGTAGATCACCTGCCAGTCAACGCGAAGAGGCAAACTCGCATCAGCCTTGA
- a CDS encoding PilZ domain-containing protein produces MHTAPQQGQKALSLTIRDQKTLLAAYMSTLVRGGIFVPTTERYTMGQEVYLLLTLPEESERIPVTGRVVWISPLGVGGRRTPGIGIHFSEEDRQVRDHIENHLAGMLGKGHATYTL; encoded by the coding sequence ATGCACACCGCTCCACAGCAAGGCCAGAAGGCACTGTCGCTGACCATTCGCGATCAGAAAACCCTGCTGGCAGCCTACATGTCGACGCTCGTGCGGGGCGGTATCTTCGTGCCGACTACTGAGCGCTACACCATGGGGCAAGAGGTTTATCTGCTGCTGACCCTGCCGGAGGAATCGGAGCGAATCCCGGTCACTGGTCGTGTGGTATGGATCTCGCCGCTGGGTGTTGGTGGCCGCCGCACACCCGGTATCGGGATTCATTTCAGCGAGGAAGACCGCCAGGTGCGTGACCATATCGAAAATCATCTGGCCGGTATGCTTGGGAAGGGTCACGCCACCTACACGCTGTAG
- a CDS encoding electron transfer flavoprotein subunit beta/FixA family protein, with translation MKVLVAVKRVIDYNVKIRVKADQSDVDLTNVKMAMNPFCEIAVEEAVRLKEKGVATEVIAVTVGPKASQEQLRTALALGADRAIQVLTDDPVGSLAVAKLLAKVVEEEQPGLVILGKQSIDADNNQTGQMLAALTGMGQGTFASEVVVDGESVNVTREVDGGLQTVKLRLPAVVTTDLRLNEPRYAKLPDIMKAKKKPLDIKTPEDLGVSTASKVTLIKVTSPAERKGGIKVSSVDELVDKLKNEAKVIS, from the coding sequence ATGAAAGTACTCGTCGCGGTGAAACGCGTCATCGATTACAACGTCAAGATTCGCGTCAAGGCAGATCAGTCTGATGTCGACCTGACCAACGTCAAGATGGCCATGAACCCCTTCTGCGAAATTGCCGTGGAAGAGGCTGTTCGCTTGAAGGAAAAAGGCGTGGCGACAGAAGTCATTGCTGTCACCGTCGGCCCGAAGGCCTCTCAAGAGCAGCTGCGTACCGCGCTGGCGCTGGGAGCTGATCGTGCCATCCAGGTGCTGACTGATGATCCCGTCGGTTCTCTGGCAGTGGCCAAGCTACTGGCCAAGGTCGTTGAGGAAGAGCAGCCCGGTCTGGTGATTCTCGGCAAACAGTCCATCGATGCTGACAACAACCAGACCGGTCAGATGCTGGCTGCACTCACCGGCATGGGGCAGGGTACCTTCGCCTCGGAAGTGGTCGTGGATGGCGAGAGTGTCAATGTCACGCGTGAGGTTGACGGTGGCCTGCAAACCGTCAAGTTGCGTTTGCCGGCAGTCGTGACCACAGACCTGCGCCTCAACGAGCCGCGATACGCCAAGCTGCCGGATATCATGAAGGCCAAGAAGAAGCCGCTGGACATCAAGACGCCGGAGGACCTGGGGGTTTCGACGGCTTCCAAGGTCACGCTGATCAAGGTGACCTCGCCTGCAGAGCGCAAGGGTGGCATCAAGGTCAGCTCCGTCGATGAGCTGGTAGATAAACTCAAGAACGAAGCAAAGGTGATCTCATGA
- a CDS encoding sulfurtransferase: MATYPDPAALAAASVSASSLLAPTQRQAPLIDAGQLTTQLAMAGLPSPVVLDCRARLDDGEAGERMWREGHLPGAIHVDMERDLSAPVRDGGDGGRHPLPSHQAVAALFRRLGITPAQQVVVYDDMGGQMAASRLWWMLTWAGHPDARVLDGGIQAWNNAMGELKRAPSTPKEIESSDWQPTFDDGMLVSAEDVAATSDVVLDARGEARFRGEQEPVDPVAGHIPGALCRPTPTNLEANGRFKDRMSLLRELSKVLPAAQSQEANVIAYCGSGISACQNILAFAIAGLPLPRLYAGSWSDWISDPERPIATGD; the protein is encoded by the coding sequence ATGGCCACGTATCCTGATCCTGCTGCGCTTGCGGCAGCCTCCGTCTCCGCTTCATCCTTGCTGGCACCCACTCAGCGGCAAGCCCCGCTGATCGATGCCGGTCAGTTGACCACTCAGTTGGCCATGGCCGGGCTGCCGTCTCCGGTCGTGCTGGACTGTCGTGCGCGACTCGATGATGGTGAGGCCGGTGAACGCATGTGGCGTGAAGGGCATCTTCCGGGTGCCATCCATGTGGACATGGAGCGTGATCTCTCGGCGCCGGTACGCGACGGCGGAGATGGCGGGCGTCACCCACTGCCATCGCATCAGGCGGTTGCGGCGCTGTTTCGTCGCCTGGGCATCACGCCAGCGCAGCAGGTCGTGGTCTACGACGACATGGGCGGCCAGATGGCGGCATCCAGACTGTGGTGGATGCTGACCTGGGCAGGGCATCCGGATGCGCGCGTGCTTGATGGCGGCATCCAGGCTTGGAACAACGCCATGGGTGAGCTCAAGCGGGCTCCCTCAACGCCGAAGGAAATCGAGTCCAGTGATTGGCAGCCGACCTTCGACGACGGCATGCTGGTCAGTGCTGAGGATGTCGCAGCCACCAGCGATGTCGTGCTGGATGCGAGGGGCGAGGCGCGTTTTCGCGGCGAGCAGGAGCCGGTTGACCCAGTGGCAGGGCATATCCCCGGTGCACTGTGTCGTCCGACGCCCACCAACCTTGAAGCCAATGGCCGCTTCAAGGATCGCATGAGTCTACTACGTGAGTTGAGCAAGGTGCTGCCAGCCGCACAGTCCCAGGAGGCCAACGTCATCGCCTATTGTGGTTCCGGCATCAGCGCTTGCCAGAATATCCTAGCCTTTGCGATTGCCGGGTTACCGTTGCCACGCTTGTATGCGGGGTCGTGGAGTGACTGGATCAGTGATCCTGAACGTCCGATCGCCACCGGCGACTAG
- a CDS encoding DUF1285 domain-containing protein: protein MNPAAILTQLGKQAEVRKSLPPVDQWHPEHCGEMDLVICRDGRWMHEGTPIGRARLVHMLSRVLRREPDGSYCLVTPVEKVTIQVEDRPFLAVDCTLAEDDMQAESDTRDDDAPTQAVWQLVTDQGDVVRLEGETCLVLSEALNDEWLPEVPVRFGLAARLHRNLYYRLLETAETRELDDGGHSMGFMSGGSWQCLGRLSADEIDA, encoded by the coding sequence ATGAACCCAGCTGCCATTCTGACTCAGCTCGGCAAGCAGGCTGAAGTACGAAAGTCATTGCCGCCCGTCGATCAATGGCATCCCGAGCATTGTGGCGAGATGGATCTCGTCATCTGTCGTGATGGCCGTTGGATGCATGAAGGGACGCCCATAGGACGTGCGCGTCTGGTCCACATGCTATCGCGCGTTCTCAGACGCGAACCGGATGGCAGTTACTGTCTCGTCACGCCCGTGGAGAAGGTCACGATCCAGGTGGAGGACCGTCCCTTTCTGGCCGTGGATTGCACGCTGGCAGAGGATGACATGCAGGCAGAGAGTGACACGCGAGATGACGATGCGCCGACGCAGGCTGTCTGGCAGCTGGTAACCGATCAGGGTGACGTCGTGCGCCTTGAGGGCGAGACATGCCTCGTGCTCTCTGAGGCACTCAATGATGAATGGTTACCTGAAGTCCCTGTGCGTTTCGGGTTGGCGGCACGCCTGCATCGCAACCTTTATTATCGTCTGCTGGAAACGGCCGAGACGCGAGAACTGGACGATGGTGGCCACTCAATGGGCTTCATGAGTGGCGGGAGCTGGCAGTGCCTTGGGCGATTGTCTGCTGATGAGATTGATGCCTGA
- a CDS encoding electron transfer flavoprotein-ubiquinone oxidoreductase yields the protein MEREFMDFDVVIVGAGPSGLAAACRLMQQANDAEHELTVCVVEKGSEVGAHILSGAVLEPRALTELFPDCAERGAPLKTAVTRDEVVLLKDDQKAQVIPNALVPKTMHNDGNYIISAGNLTRWLGEQAEELGVEIFPGFAAQEVLHGEDGTVRGIVVGDMGVAADGSEKDGHMPGMELRGKYTLFAEGCRGHLGKQLISRFALDKDADAQHYGIGLKELWDVPAEQHQPGLVVHGSGWPLKGNAEGGFFLYHTDDQQVVVGLIVDLAYDNPWLSPFDEFQRMKQHPTLAKHLTGGKRVSYGARAIAKGGLNCLPKMSFPGGLLIGCDAGTLNFAKIKGLHTAMKSGMLAAESVFAAIKGGDEGGEDLVDFGKRFKDSWAYEELEASRSFGPAMHKYGTFLGGAYNFLDQLSGGRLPTLHDTTPDYARMRPADECTKIEYPKPDGKLSFDKLSSVFLSNTNHEEDQPCHLRLADPALPIRDNLPRFAEPAQRYCPAGVYEIVEEAGEPQFQINFQNCVHCKTCDIKDPAQNITWVAPEGGGGPNYPNM from the coding sequence ATGGAACGCGAATTCATGGATTTCGACGTGGTCATCGTCGGTGCCGGCCCCTCGGGCCTGGCAGCGGCTTGCCGACTGATGCAACAAGCCAATGACGCCGAGCATGAGCTGACCGTCTGCGTGGTCGAGAAAGGCTCCGAAGTCGGCGCGCATATCCTGTCGGGTGCCGTGCTGGAACCCCGCGCGTTGACTGAACTATTCCCTGATTGTGCCGAGCGCGGCGCACCACTCAAGACCGCCGTCACCCGTGATGAAGTCGTGCTGCTCAAGGATGATCAGAAAGCACAGGTCATTCCCAATGCGCTGGTGCCCAAGACCATGCACAACGATGGTAACTACATCATCAGCGCAGGCAATCTGACCCGCTGGCTGGGCGAGCAAGCTGAAGAACTCGGAGTCGAGATCTTCCCGGGCTTTGCCGCTCAGGAAGTGCTGCACGGCGAAGACGGCACCGTACGCGGTATCGTCGTGGGTGACATGGGCGTCGCCGCCGACGGCAGCGAGAAGGATGGCCACATGCCGGGAATGGAGTTGCGCGGCAAGTACACCCTGTTCGCGGAAGGCTGCCGTGGCCATCTTGGCAAGCAACTGATCTCACGCTTCGCGCTGGACAAGGATGCCGATGCCCAGCACTACGGCATTGGCCTGAAGGAGCTATGGGATGTACCGGCAGAACAGCACCAACCCGGGCTGGTCGTGCATGGTAGCGGCTGGCCGCTGAAGGGTAACGCCGAGGGCGGCTTCTTCCTGTATCACACCGATGACCAGCAGGTCGTCGTTGGACTGATCGTCGATCTTGCCTATGACAATCCGTGGCTGTCTCCCTTCGATGAATTTCAGCGCATGAAGCAGCACCCGACACTGGCCAAGCACCTCACGGGCGGCAAGCGAGTCTCTTACGGTGCGCGCGCCATCGCCAAGGGTGGTCTCAACTGCTTGCCGAAGATGAGCTTCCCGGGCGGCCTGCTGATCGGTTGTGATGCCGGCACCTTGAACTTCGCCAAGATCAAGGGCCTGCACACCGCGATGAAGTCCGGCATGCTCGCGGCGGAAAGTGTCTTTGCGGCCATCAAGGGCGGCGATGAAGGTGGCGAAGACCTCGTCGACTTTGGCAAGCGCTTCAAGGATAGCTGGGCCTACGAGGAGCTTGAAGCCTCACGCAGCTTCGGTCCGGCCATGCACAAGTACGGCACCTTCCTCGGCGGGGCCTACAACTTCCTTGATCAACTGAGCGGTGGCCGTCTGCCCACCTTGCACGACACTACGCCGGACTACGCGCGCATGCGACCGGCGGATGAGTGCACGAAGATCGAGTATCCCAAGCCGGATGGCAAACTGTCCTTCGACAAGCTGTCCTCGGTGTTTCTGTCCAACACCAATCACGAAGAAGATCAGCCCTGTCATCTACGTCTTGCCGACCCTGCCCTGCCGATACGCGATAACCTGCCGCGCTTTGCCGAACCGGCACAACGTTACTGTCCGGCGGGCGTCTACGAGATCGTCGAGGAAGCTGGCGAACCCCAATTCCAGATCAACTTCCAGAACTGCGTGCACTGCAAGACCTGTGACATCAAGGACCCGGCACAGAACATCACCTGGGTCGCACCCGAAGGTGGCGGCGGCCCGAACTATCCGAATATGTGA
- a CDS encoding DNA polymerase III subunit delta' produces MSVADVSAGVRLSSFSPLPWQHSMWQHFTQVHDNGRLPHAVMLSGPSGLGKHELADAMIARVLCRTALGKLGAAACGECHGCHMLAAGHHPDLMAIAPQDVGKMIRIDPIREVNRFVSQTAQQGGYRVIRLQPAESMNIASANALLKSLEEPGAKTLFILLSDMPSRVLPTVRSRCQQWPLVIPQTHESLPWLQEQLGDDAEALLRMAGGLPQLAVRLGVSEQRQLRQALRELFDALVRGGEPVAEAWRLERQPLAQVLWYGIAWLEDLIRMGLSGDAGHLRDPSLEPLLRQAVKNGRTQDWFKLLDFAREQRRLLAAGGNPNPQLVLEAWLVRWSALLRS; encoded by the coding sequence ATGAGCGTGGCAGATGTCAGTGCTGGCGTTCGCCTTTCGAGTTTCTCGCCGCTGCCGTGGCAGCACTCGATGTGGCAACATTTCACCCAGGTGCATGACAATGGCCGCTTGCCACATGCGGTGATGTTGAGTGGGCCGTCAGGGCTTGGCAAGCATGAGTTGGCAGATGCCATGATCGCGCGCGTGCTGTGCCGTACGGCGCTGGGGAAATTGGGTGCTGCCGCCTGTGGTGAATGCCATGGCTGTCATATGCTGGCGGCGGGTCATCACCCAGATCTGATGGCGATCGCGCCGCAGGATGTCGGCAAGATGATCCGCATCGACCCCATTCGTGAGGTCAATCGTTTTGTCTCACAGACTGCGCAGCAGGGGGGGTATCGCGTCATCCGTCTGCAGCCGGCGGAGTCGATGAACATTGCCTCCGCCAATGCGTTGCTCAAGAGCCTTGAGGAGCCAGGCGCCAAAACCCTGTTCATCCTGCTCAGTGATATGCCGTCACGCGTACTGCCGACGGTTCGCTCACGTTGTCAGCAATGGCCATTGGTCATCCCTCAGACCCATGAAAGCCTGCCGTGGCTACAGGAACAGCTGGGTGATGATGCCGAAGCGCTGTTACGCATGGCAGGTGGGTTGCCACAGCTCGCGGTACGTCTTGGCGTATCGGAGCAGCGTCAGTTGCGTCAGGCACTGCGCGAGCTGTTTGATGCGCTGGTACGCGGTGGAGAGCCGGTGGCTGAAGCCTGGCGTCTGGAGCGGCAACCGTTGGCGCAGGTGCTGTGGTACGGTATCGCATGGCTGGAGGATTTGATCCGCATGGGGCTTTCTGGCGATGCGGGTCACCTGCGTGATCCAAGCCTGGAGCCGTTGCTGCGTCAGGCAGTCAAGAATGGCCGTACCCAGGACTGGTTCAAGTTGCTGGACTTCGCACGTGAGCAACGACGGTTATTGGCCGCCGGAGGCAATCCCAACCCCCAGCTGGTGCTGGAAGCCTGGTTGGTACGTTGGTCAGCCTTGCTGCGCTCTTGA
- a CDS encoding ATP-dependent helicase — translation MNATPSDAAVSGAFAAGQTPLHAAVEALTRRLTDQQRAVVEHRGQHARVAAVAGSGKTTTMVARVLSLLAEGISPQRILVLMFNRSAREDFVAKLARSAPPGTRLPDIRTFHSIGHRLTTTLVRWGSLDPRELIQQDWALERLLKQAAQRALGDADRNEREAALDGERLEALAQFCDLVKAEMCEPALLYERMNLGEHTGHFVESFVQLEQLLEQYRQMTYADLLYRPLRQLEREPETRARIQGHLQYVIIDEYQDINEAQQRMLSLLAGAPSAGEASSSVSATSENAVIAEVMAVGDANQCIYEWRGARPDYMLTRFAESFPAPTDFPLSYTFRHGHRLALAANHAIAANARRPDQLCIAAPGTPATRLAEGQGAASLVAALTAWREAGRSGAEAAVLVRSWALSVPVQLQLLKAGIPFRLGRSDRFVFRLPLVQALAGYLELARDASLLSDSVHLTLLFTQPTAFVARERLERLCQQLAESRHWPSKEDPILEGLKPLQRRTLKKRWQLLCDLPGLRDWAPARLLRHVVDELEADKILRRAAARREKGEEDVRLLDVLIEQAGELANDPEAFITLLRNPVEDAVDGVLITTVHGAKGLEWPFVGLWGMNEEDFPAYSRDNPLSSERLEEERRLCYVGVTRAREQLYLWRDGGTHPPSRFLAELCVDDCTRLGDWVHSAGQRAKVAAGAQDDTAFAPAAELALRVVSPALGQAYLARLPLARHGITPPVLDAAPSKAPASPSGSGRRQSAAAARSGGTHSGTFSTTSSRKGGSRGAAFERTEPAVLRRVGEWSIGQRLRHEAFGEGVIEEVSGNDANPLIEVRFTDGTKRRLIATRAPVTAL, via the coding sequence ATGAATGCTACGCCGTCCGATGCCGCGGTATCTGGGGCTTTTGCGGCTGGCCAAACTCCGCTTCATGCGGCGGTGGAAGCATTGACTCGACGGCTGACAGACCAACAGCGTGCAGTGGTAGAGCATCGTGGCCAGCATGCACGGGTCGCGGCGGTGGCTGGTTCCGGAAAGACCACCACGATGGTCGCGCGTGTGTTGAGTCTATTGGCTGAAGGTATCTCGCCGCAGCGTATTCTGGTGTTGATGTTCAACCGCTCGGCGCGTGAAGATTTCGTTGCCAAGCTCGCTCGCTCGGCACCGCCGGGCACACGCTTGCCAGACATTCGTACCTTCCACTCCATCGGACATCGTCTGACCACTACGCTGGTGCGCTGGGGCAGTCTCGACCCCCGCGAGCTTATTCAGCAGGACTGGGCACTGGAACGGTTACTCAAGCAGGCCGCTCAACGTGCACTAGGTGATGCTGATCGCAATGAGCGCGAGGCAGCACTGGATGGTGAGCGCCTCGAGGCTCTTGCCCAGTTCTGTGACCTGGTCAAAGCCGAGATGTGTGAGCCAGCGCTGCTTTATGAGCGTATGAATCTGGGCGAGCATACCGGCCACTTCGTGGAATCCTTCGTACAGCTTGAGCAGTTGCTTGAGCAGTATCGTCAGATGACCTACGCCGACCTGCTGTATCGACCGCTGCGTCAGCTGGAGAGGGAGCCCGAGACTCGTGCGCGTATTCAGGGCCATCTCCAGTACGTCATCATTGATGAGTATCAGGATATCAACGAGGCGCAGCAGCGCATGTTATCTCTGCTGGCCGGTGCGCCGTCGGCAGGAGAAGCGTCTTCCAGTGTGAGCGCGACGTCAGAGAACGCTGTCATCGCTGAGGTGATGGCGGTTGGTGATGCCAATCAATGCATCTATGAATGGCGTGGTGCGCGGCCTGATTACATGCTGACGCGCTTTGCCGAGAGTTTCCCCGCACCGACCGACTTCCCGCTCAGTTATACCTTCCGCCACGGTCATCGCCTGGCGCTGGCTGCCAATCATGCCATCGCTGCCAATGCGCGACGGCCAGATCAGCTATGCATTGCCGCCCCTGGTACGCCAGCCACTCGCCTGGCTGAGGGCCAAGGTGCGGCAAGCCTCGTGGCCGCATTGACCGCATGGCGTGAAGCCGGGCGCAGTGGTGCTGAAGCCGCCGTTTTAGTGCGTAGTTGGGCGTTGTCAGTGCCGGTACAGTTGCAGTTGCTCAAGGCAGGTATTCCCTTTCGTCTAGGGCGCAGTGACCGCTTCGTATTTCGGCTGCCGCTGGTACAGGCGCTAGCGGGGTACCTTGAACTGGCGCGTGATGCGTCATTGCTGAGTGACTCGGTGCATCTGACATTGCTGTTTACTCAGCCCACTGCCTTTGTCGCGCGTGAGCGTCTCGAACGTCTGTGTCAGCAGCTGGCGGAAAGTCGGCATTGGCCGAGCAAGGAAGACCCGATACTCGAAGGCCTCAAACCTCTGCAGCGCCGAACGCTCAAGAAGCGTTGGCAGTTGCTGTGCGACTTGCCTGGTCTGCGTGACTGGGCTCCAGCACGGCTACTGCGTCATGTGGTTGATGAGTTGGAAGCCGACAAGATTCTACGTCGCGCCGCCGCCCGGCGTGAGAAAGGCGAAGAAGATGTACGGTTACTGGATGTATTGATCGAGCAGGCCGGTGAGCTGGCCAATGATCCAGAGGCCTTTATCACGCTGCTCAGAAACCCTGTCGAAGACGCTGTCGATGGTGTCTTGATCACCACCGTACATGGGGCCAAAGGGCTCGAGTGGCCGTTTGTCGGACTGTGGGGCATGAACGAGGAAGATTTCCCTGCCTACTCGCGGGATAACCCATTGAGCAGTGAGCGTCTCGAAGAAGAGCGTCGCCTGTGCTACGTCGGAGTCACGCGTGCCCGTGAACAGCTATACCTGTGGCGTGATGGCGGGACGCATCCACCCAGTCGCTTCCTGGCCGAGCTATGCGTGGACGACTGCACGCGGCTCGGGGACTGGGTGCACAGTGCGGGCCAGCGCGCCAAGGTGGCTGCCGGCGCACAAGATGACACCGCGTTCGCGCCAGCTGCTGAGTTGGCATTGCGTGTGGTGTCACCTGCACTTGGCCAAGCCTATCTGGCGCGGCTTCCCCTGGCGCGTCATGGTATTACTCCGCCGGTGCTAGATGCTGCACCGAGTAAGGCACCTGCCAGTCCATCGGGCAGTGGACGCCGTCAAAGTGCCGCTGCAGCGCGTTCTGGGGGCACTCACTCAGGGACTTTCTCCACTACTTCTTCCCGCAAGGGCGGTTCGCGTGGGGCAGCTTTTGAAAGAACCGAGCCGGCAGTGCTGCGACGGGTAGGTGAGTGGTCAATTGGCCAACGCCTGCGTCACGAGGCCTTTGGGGAAGGTGTGATCGAGGAAGTTTCCGGTAACGATGCCAATCCGCTGATCGAGGTACGCTTTACCGATGGCACCAAGCGGCGCCTGATTGCCACACGCGCACCGGTGACGGCGTTATAG
- a CDS encoding TatD family hydrolase — translation MFVDSHCHLDRLKLEEHGGTLSGVLDAARARHVRQFLAIAVTLDDVPELSAIEQAHDDVVISAGVHPLHQVDPEPTVDDIKKCAERYGAVAIGETGLDYHYESVSREVQYERFKRHLIAARELELPVIIHTREAREDTLALIKEHTDPAIGGVLHCFTEDLDMARVAVGHGFMVSISGIVTFRNAEHVRELARAIPLDRLLIETDSPYLAPVPYRGTSNVPGNVVEVAECIAAERGITVDELAMQTTANFYRLFRAAAPEAPEGVREALASSGMLTD, via the coding sequence ATGTTTGTTGATTCGCATTGTCACCTTGATCGCCTGAAGCTCGAAGAACACGGCGGCACCTTGTCCGGTGTTCTGGACGCCGCGCGTGCCCGTCACGTGCGCCAGTTTCTCGCTATTGCGGTGACGCTGGATGATGTGCCGGAACTGTCTGCCATCGAGCAGGCGCACGATGACGTCGTGATCTCTGCTGGCGTGCACCCACTGCATCAGGTGGACCCGGAGCCGACGGTCGACGACATCAAGAAGTGTGCCGAGCGCTATGGTGCGGTGGCCATCGGTGAGACGGGTCTGGATTATCATTACGAGAGTGTCAGTCGTGAGGTGCAGTACGAGCGCTTCAAACGCCACCTGATTGCCGCGCGTGAGCTGGAACTGCCGGTGATCATCCACACGCGAGAGGCACGTGAAGATACGCTGGCGCTGATCAAGGAACATACCGATCCCGCCATCGGAGGCGTGTTGCACTGCTTCACGGAAGACCTCGACATGGCACGTGTCGCAGTAGGCCACGGCTTCATGGTCTCGATCTCCGGTATTGTGACCTTCCGCAATGCAGAACACGTTCGTGAGCTGGCGCGCGCCATTCCGCTGGACCGCCTGCTGATCGAGACGGACAGTCCTTATCTGGCACCGGTGCCGTATCGTGGCACGTCCAACGTACCGGGCAATGTGGTGGAAGTCGCAGAGTGCATTGCGGCCGAGCGCGGCATTACCGTCGATGAGCTGGCCATGCAGACCACCGCCAATTTCTATCGTCTGTTCCGTGCCGCTGCGCCGGAAGCTCCGGAAGGGGTGCGCGAGGCATTGGCCAGTAGCGGGATGCTCACCGACTGA